In Zingiber officinale cultivar Zhangliang chromosome 8B, Zo_v1.1, whole genome shotgun sequence, a single genomic region encodes these proteins:
- the LOC122015508 gene encoding probable UDP-3-O-acylglucosamine N-acyltransferase 2, mitochondrial isoform X1, protein MKVTSKLARKAFHFLSRGRSTSIQLPSCYVNLRHISCSPSEVNKIFNDDSLEFARWKNGGGLFHQSSDIDPTAIIEIGAVVHGNCMLASDVHIRSGTVVGSSVSIGQSTKVGYKSVLTNCSVGNFSTIHNGVCVGQDGFGFFVDENGHMVKKPQELFVRIANHVEIGANTCIDRGRSKIHLSRWISFCWRDTVIGDHTKIDNLVQIGHNVVIGKCCMLCGQVGVAGSVTIGDYVTLGGRVAIRDHVTIASKVRLAANSSVTKDITEPGDYGGFPAVRIYILYSPFSSNAKTVSAFASHLLFRCLSASGVDNLLDCVAPASNLLSRASTR, encoded by the exons ATGAAGGTCACCTCAAAGCTCGCAAGGAAGGCTTTTCATTTCCTCTCTAGGGGACGAAGCACATCAATTCAGCTGCCCTCCTGCTATGTCAATCTGCGCCATATCTCATGCAGCCCCTCTGAAGTCAACAAGATTTTCAATG ATGACTCACTGGAGTTCGCTAGATGGAAGAATGGTGGTGGTCTTTTCCATCAGTCCTCAGACATTGACCCCACTGCAATAATTGAAATAGGAGCAGTGGTACATGGAAACTGTATGCTGGCATCAGATGTTCACATTAGGTCTGGAACAGTAGTGGGGTCTTCTGTATCTATTGGGCAGTCAACGAAGGTAGG GTACAAGTCTGTGCTAACTAATTGCTCTGTAGGCAACTTTTCAACAATCCATAATGGCGTCTGTGTCGGTCAAGATG GGTTTGGATTTTTTGTTGATGAGAATGGGCACATGGTGAAGAAGCCCCAA GAGCTGTTTGTAAGGATTGCGAACCATGTGGAGATAGGCGCAAACACATGCATTGATAGGGGCAG ATCAAAGATTCATCTGAGTCGATGGATTTCATTCTG TTGGAGAGACACGGTAATAGGAGATCATACCAAAATAGATAATCTTGTTCAG ATAGGCCACAACGTAGTTATTGGAAAGTGCTGTATGCTCTGTGGACAAGTTGGCGTCGCTGGCTCCGTGAC GATAGGTGATTATGTCACTTTGGGAGGCAGAGTAGCCATACGAGATCATGTGACCATCGCTTCAAAG GTTAGACTTGCAGCAAATAGCAGTGTTACAAAGGACATTACAGAGCCGGGCGACTATGGCGGTTTTCCTGCTGTAAGAATCTACATTTTATACTCGCCATTTTCTTCAAATGCCAAGACTGTTTCTGCTTTTGCTTCTCACCTTCTCTTCAGGTGCCTATCCGCGAGTGGCGTAGACAATTTGCTCGACTGCGTAGCACCTGCAAGTAATCTACTGAGTCGAGCATCGACCAGATGA
- the LOC122015508 gene encoding probable UDP-3-O-acylglucosamine N-acyltransferase 2, mitochondrial isoform X5, whose amino-acid sequence MLASDVHIRSGTVVGSSVSIGQSTKVGYKSVLTNCSVGNFSTIHNGVCVGQDGFGFFVDENGHMVKKPQELFVRIANHVEIGANTCIDRGRSKIHLSRWISFCWRDTVIGDHTKIDNLVQIGHNVVIGKCCMLCGQVGVAGSVTIGDYVTLGGRVAIRDHVTIASKVRLAANSSVTKDITEPGDYGGFPAVRIYILYSPFSSNAKTVSAFASHLLFRCLSASGVDNLLDCVAPASNLLSRASTR is encoded by the exons ATGCTGGCATCAGATGTTCACATTAGGTCTGGAACAGTAGTGGGGTCTTCTGTATCTATTGGGCAGTCAACGAAGGTAGG GTACAAGTCTGTGCTAACTAATTGCTCTGTAGGCAACTTTTCAACAATCCATAATGGCGTCTGTGTCGGTCAAGATG GGTTTGGATTTTTTGTTGATGAGAATGGGCACATGGTGAAGAAGCCCCAA GAGCTGTTTGTAAGGATTGCGAACCATGTGGAGATAGGCGCAAACACATGCATTGATAGGGGCAG ATCAAAGATTCATCTGAGTCGATGGATTTCATTCTG TTGGAGAGACACGGTAATAGGAGATCATACCAAAATAGATAATCTTGTTCAG ATAGGCCACAACGTAGTTATTGGAAAGTGCTGTATGCTCTGTGGACAAGTTGGCGTCGCTGGCTCCGTGAC GATAGGTGATTATGTCACTTTGGGAGGCAGAGTAGCCATACGAGATCATGTGACCATCGCTTCAAAG GTTAGACTTGCAGCAAATAGCAGTGTTACAAAGGACATTACAGAGCCGGGCGACTATGGCGGTTTTCCTGCTGTAAGAATCTACATTTTATACTCGCCATTTTCTTCAAATGCCAAGACTGTTTCTGCTTTTGCTTCTCACCTTCTCTTCAGGTGCCTATCCGCGAGTGGCGTAGACAATTTGCTCGACTGCGTAGCACCTGCAAGTAATCTACTGAGTCGAGCATCGACCAGATGA
- the LOC122015508 gene encoding probable UDP-3-O-acylglucosamine N-acyltransferase 2, mitochondrial isoform X2, translated as MKVTSKLARKAFHFLSRGRSTSIQLPSCYVNLRHISCSPSEVNKIFNDDSLEFARWKNGGGLFHQSSDIDPTAIIEIGAVVHGNCMLASDVHIRSGTVVGSSVSIGQSTKVGYKSVLTNCSVGNFSTIHNGVCVGQDGFGFFVDENGHMVKKPQELFVRIANHVEIGANTCIDRGSWRDTVIGDHTKIDNLVQIGHNVVIGKCCMLCGQVGVAGSVTIGDYVTLGGRVAIRDHVTIASKVRLAANSSVTKDITEPGDYGGFPAVRIYILYSPFSSNAKTVSAFASHLLFRCLSASGVDNLLDCVAPASNLLSRASTR; from the exons ATGAAGGTCACCTCAAAGCTCGCAAGGAAGGCTTTTCATTTCCTCTCTAGGGGACGAAGCACATCAATTCAGCTGCCCTCCTGCTATGTCAATCTGCGCCATATCTCATGCAGCCCCTCTGAAGTCAACAAGATTTTCAATG ATGACTCACTGGAGTTCGCTAGATGGAAGAATGGTGGTGGTCTTTTCCATCAGTCCTCAGACATTGACCCCACTGCAATAATTGAAATAGGAGCAGTGGTACATGGAAACTGTATGCTGGCATCAGATGTTCACATTAGGTCTGGAACAGTAGTGGGGTCTTCTGTATCTATTGGGCAGTCAACGAAGGTAGG GTACAAGTCTGTGCTAACTAATTGCTCTGTAGGCAACTTTTCAACAATCCATAATGGCGTCTGTGTCGGTCAAGATG GGTTTGGATTTTTTGTTGATGAGAATGGGCACATGGTGAAGAAGCCCCAA GAGCTGTTTGTAAGGATTGCGAACCATGTGGAGATAGGCGCAAACACATGCATTGATAGGGGCAG TTGGAGAGACACGGTAATAGGAGATCATACCAAAATAGATAATCTTGTTCAG ATAGGCCACAACGTAGTTATTGGAAAGTGCTGTATGCTCTGTGGACAAGTTGGCGTCGCTGGCTCCGTGAC GATAGGTGATTATGTCACTTTGGGAGGCAGAGTAGCCATACGAGATCATGTGACCATCGCTTCAAAG GTTAGACTTGCAGCAAATAGCAGTGTTACAAAGGACATTACAGAGCCGGGCGACTATGGCGGTTTTCCTGCTGTAAGAATCTACATTTTATACTCGCCATTTTCTTCAAATGCCAAGACTGTTTCTGCTTTTGCTTCTCACCTTCTCTTCAGGTGCCTATCCGCGAGTGGCGTAGACAATTTGCTCGACTGCGTAGCACCTGCAAGTAATCTACTGAGTCGAGCATCGACCAGATGA
- the LOC122015508 gene encoding probable UDP-3-O-acylglucosamine N-acyltransferase 2, mitochondrial isoform X4 — MKVTSKLARKAFHFLSRGRSTSIQLPSCYVNLRHISCSPSEVNKIFNDDSLEFARWKNGGGLFHQSSDIDPTAIIEIGAVVHGNCMLASDVHIRSGTVVGSSVSIGQSTKVGYKSVLTNCSVGNFSTIHNGVCVGQDGFGFFVDENGHMVKKPQELFVRIANHVEIGANTCIDRGSWRDTVIGDHTKIDNLVQIGHNVVIGKCCMLCGQVGVAGSVTIGDYVTLGGRVAIRDHVTIASKVRLAANSSVTKDITEPGDYGGFPAVPIREWRRQFARLRSTCK; from the exons ATGAAGGTCACCTCAAAGCTCGCAAGGAAGGCTTTTCATTTCCTCTCTAGGGGACGAAGCACATCAATTCAGCTGCCCTCCTGCTATGTCAATCTGCGCCATATCTCATGCAGCCCCTCTGAAGTCAACAAGATTTTCAATG ATGACTCACTGGAGTTCGCTAGATGGAAGAATGGTGGTGGTCTTTTCCATCAGTCCTCAGACATTGACCCCACTGCAATAATTGAAATAGGAGCAGTGGTACATGGAAACTGTATGCTGGCATCAGATGTTCACATTAGGTCTGGAACAGTAGTGGGGTCTTCTGTATCTATTGGGCAGTCAACGAAGGTAGG GTACAAGTCTGTGCTAACTAATTGCTCTGTAGGCAACTTTTCAACAATCCATAATGGCGTCTGTGTCGGTCAAGATG GGTTTGGATTTTTTGTTGATGAGAATGGGCACATGGTGAAGAAGCCCCAA GAGCTGTTTGTAAGGATTGCGAACCATGTGGAGATAGGCGCAAACACATGCATTGATAGGGGCAG TTGGAGAGACACGGTAATAGGAGATCATACCAAAATAGATAATCTTGTTCAG ATAGGCCACAACGTAGTTATTGGAAAGTGCTGTATGCTCTGTGGACAAGTTGGCGTCGCTGGCTCCGTGAC GATAGGTGATTATGTCACTTTGGGAGGCAGAGTAGCCATACGAGATCATGTGACCATCGCTTCAAAG GTTAGACTTGCAGCAAATAGCAGTGTTACAAAGGACATTACAGAGCCGGGCGACTATGGCGGTTTTCCTGCT GTGCCTATCCGCGAGTGGCGTAGACAATTTGCTCGACTGCGTAGCACCTGCAAGTAA
- the LOC122015508 gene encoding probable UDP-3-O-acylglucosamine N-acyltransferase 2, mitochondrial isoform X3 — MKVTSKLARKAFHFLSRGRSTSIQLPSCYVNLRHISCSPSEVNKIFNDDSLEFARWKNGGGLFHQSSDIDPTAIIEIGAVVHGNCMLASDVHIRSGTVVGSSVSIGQSTKVGYKSVLTNCSVGNFSTIHNGVCVGQDGFGFFVDENGHMVKKPQELFVRIANHVEIGANTCIDRGRSKIHLSRWISFCWRDTVIGDHTKIDNLVQIGHNVVIGKCCMLCGQVGVAGSVTIGDYVTLGGRVAIRDHVTIASKVRLAANSSVTKDITEPGDYGGFPAVPIREWRRQFARLRSTCK, encoded by the exons ATGAAGGTCACCTCAAAGCTCGCAAGGAAGGCTTTTCATTTCCTCTCTAGGGGACGAAGCACATCAATTCAGCTGCCCTCCTGCTATGTCAATCTGCGCCATATCTCATGCAGCCCCTCTGAAGTCAACAAGATTTTCAATG ATGACTCACTGGAGTTCGCTAGATGGAAGAATGGTGGTGGTCTTTTCCATCAGTCCTCAGACATTGACCCCACTGCAATAATTGAAATAGGAGCAGTGGTACATGGAAACTGTATGCTGGCATCAGATGTTCACATTAGGTCTGGAACAGTAGTGGGGTCTTCTGTATCTATTGGGCAGTCAACGAAGGTAGG GTACAAGTCTGTGCTAACTAATTGCTCTGTAGGCAACTTTTCAACAATCCATAATGGCGTCTGTGTCGGTCAAGATG GGTTTGGATTTTTTGTTGATGAGAATGGGCACATGGTGAAGAAGCCCCAA GAGCTGTTTGTAAGGATTGCGAACCATGTGGAGATAGGCGCAAACACATGCATTGATAGGGGCAG ATCAAAGATTCATCTGAGTCGATGGATTTCATTCTG TTGGAGAGACACGGTAATAGGAGATCATACCAAAATAGATAATCTTGTTCAG ATAGGCCACAACGTAGTTATTGGAAAGTGCTGTATGCTCTGTGGACAAGTTGGCGTCGCTGGCTCCGTGAC GATAGGTGATTATGTCACTTTGGGAGGCAGAGTAGCCATACGAGATCATGTGACCATCGCTTCAAAG GTTAGACTTGCAGCAAATAGCAGTGTTACAAAGGACATTACAGAGCCGGGCGACTATGGCGGTTTTCCTGCT GTGCCTATCCGCGAGTGGCGTAGACAATTTGCTCGACTGCGTAGCACCTGCAAGTAA